One stretch of Streptomyces sp. MMBL 11-1 DNA includes these proteins:
- a CDS encoding chitinase: MERTGPTVRFSRLLAVCSAALLAAGALVATAPAAGAADVDLARNGGFEAGLDGWTCAASSGAAVSTPTRSGTSALKATPAGSDHAKCSQSITVKPDSTYTLSAWVQGSYVYLGASGTGTTDVSTWTQSPGAWKQLTTTFRTGPSTTSVSVYTHGWYGTPAYYADDLTLVGPGGDPVVVPAVPAGLKTTAITSSSVALSWNAVSGASGYHVYRGGTKVATATGPSATVTGLTPSTAYSFQVTAANAAGESAKSAAITATTTAGGGGGDTKLPPRALVGYLHTSFANGSGYTRMADLPDSWDVINLAFGEPTSVTSGDIRFALCPVAECPNVESEAEFKAAIKAKQAAGKKVLISIGGQNGQVQLSSTAARDAFVTSVSKIIDTYGLDGLDIDFEGHSLSLNTGDTDFRSPTSPVIVNLISAVKSLKAKYGPDFVLTMAPETFFVQLGYQFYGSGPWGGQDPRAGSYLPVIHALRDDLTLLHVQDYNSGPIMGLDNQYHSMGGADFHIAMTDMLLAGFPVAGDTSKVFPGLRPDQVAIGLPASTQAGNGHTSPAEVNKALNCLTKKTDCGSYRTHGTWSDLRGLMTWSINWDRFNNWEFSRNFDAYFGN, encoded by the coding sequence GTGGAACGCACCGGACCAACCGTCAGATTCTCCAGACTCCTGGCCGTCTGCTCGGCCGCCCTGCTCGCCGCCGGAGCCCTCGTCGCCACGGCGCCGGCGGCAGGCGCCGCCGATGTGGACCTGGCACGCAACGGCGGCTTCGAGGCGGGCCTGGACGGCTGGACCTGCGCGGCCTCCAGCGGCGCGGCCGTCTCCACGCCCACCCGCAGCGGCACCTCCGCGCTCAAGGCGACCCCGGCCGGCAGCGACCACGCCAAGTGCTCGCAGAGCATCACGGTCAAGCCCGACTCCACGTACACGCTGAGCGCCTGGGTGCAGGGCAGCTACGTCTACCTCGGCGCGTCCGGCACCGGCACCACCGACGTCTCCACCTGGACCCAGTCCCCCGGTGCGTGGAAGCAGCTCACCACCACCTTCAGGACCGGGCCCTCCACCACCTCCGTGAGCGTCTACACCCACGGCTGGTACGGCACCCCGGCCTACTACGCCGACGACCTCACCCTCGTCGGCCCCGGCGGCGACCCCGTCGTGGTCCCGGCCGTCCCCGCGGGCCTCAAGACCACGGCGATCACCTCCTCCTCGGTCGCGCTCTCCTGGAACGCCGTCTCCGGCGCGAGCGGCTACCACGTCTACCGCGGCGGTACGAAGGTCGCCACGGCCACCGGCCCCTCGGCCACCGTGACGGGCCTGACGCCGTCCACCGCGTACAGCTTCCAGGTCACCGCCGCCAACGCGGCCGGCGAGTCCGCGAAGTCGGCCGCCATCACCGCGACCACCACGGCGGGCGGCGGGGGCGGCGACACCAAGCTCCCGCCCCGCGCCCTCGTCGGCTACCTGCACACCAGCTTCGCCAACGGCTCCGGCTACACCCGGATGGCGGACCTGCCCGACTCCTGGGACGTCATCAACCTCGCCTTCGGCGAGCCCACCTCCGTCACCTCCGGCGACATCCGCTTCGCGCTCTGCCCGGTCGCCGAGTGCCCGAACGTCGAGTCCGAGGCGGAGTTCAAGGCCGCGATCAAGGCCAAGCAGGCCGCGGGCAAGAAGGTGCTGATCTCGATCGGCGGCCAGAACGGACAGGTGCAGCTCAGCTCCACCGCGGCCCGGGACGCCTTCGTCACCTCCGTCTCGAAGATCATCGACACCTACGGCCTGGACGGCCTGGACATCGACTTCGAGGGCCACTCCCTCTCCCTCAACACCGGCGACACCGACTTCCGCAGCCCCACCTCACCGGTGATCGTCAACCTGATCTCCGCGGTGAAGTCCCTCAAGGCGAAGTACGGCCCGGACTTCGTCCTCACCATGGCGCCCGAGACCTTCTTCGTGCAGCTCGGCTACCAGTTCTACGGCTCCGGCCCCTGGGGCGGCCAGGACCCGCGCGCCGGCTCCTACCTGCCGGTCATCCACGCGCTGCGCGACGACCTGACCCTGCTGCACGTCCAGGACTACAACTCGGGTCCGATCATGGGCCTGGACAACCAGTACCACTCGATGGGCGGCGCGGACTTCCACATCGCGATGACCGACATGCTGCTCGCGGGCTTCCCGGTGGCGGGCGACACCAGCAAGGTCTTCCCCGGCCTGCGCCCCGACCAGGTCGCCATCGGTCTCCCGGCCTCCACCCAGGCGGGCAACGGCCACACCTCGCCGGCCGAGGTCAACAAGGCGCTCAACTGCCTGACCAAGAAGACCGACTGCGGCTCCTACCGGACCCACGGGACCTGGTCCGACCTGCGCGGCCTGATGACCTGGTCGATCAACTGGGACCGCTTCAACAACTGGGAGTTCAGCCGGAACTTCGACGCCTACTTCGGCAACTGA
- a CDS encoding phosphatase PAP2 family protein, giving the protein MRETPRSRETATGAGPGLPPRRPGRAFAHSGASGSGTPHRSDGRPPHTPRGARRTDPAGHPGTTPPVPGWPAPLVLRLLGLGPLAVLFALITWQVAVEGPLLRLDERVGGELFGLGPAPLTQVLSDLGGMPVALPVLTCAAGYALWRGARRLALYAALTMAAVPALVIPLKAATARQGPLTEAVNYYPSGHTATAAVAYGASALVLLALPRPSWLRDASWPRAWMMPVAAILLTTATGIGLVLHGYHWPLDVLASWCLGPLVLAPLGWVSCRSRRRSSG; this is encoded by the coding sequence ATGAGAGAAACACCTCGGTCGCGGGAAACCGCGACCGGTGCCGGGCCGGGGCTTCCCCCGCGCCGTCCCGGGCGTGCGTTCGCGCACTCCGGAGCCTCCGGCTCCGGGACTCCTCACCGATCGGACGGCCGCCCGCCCCACACCCCCCGGGGCGCGCGGCGAACCGATCCCGCCGGCCATCCCGGAACAACCCCCCCTGTTCCCGGGTGGCCGGCCCCTCTCGTTCTCCGCCTCCTCGGCCTCGGTCCGCTCGCGGTCCTCTTCGCGCTGATCACCTGGCAGGTCGCCGTCGAGGGTCCGCTGCTGCGGCTCGACGAGCGCGTGGGCGGGGAACTGTTCGGCCTCGGCCCGGCTCCGCTGACGCAGGTGCTCTCGGATCTCGGCGGGATGCCGGTGGCGCTCCCGGTGCTGACCTGCGCGGCCGGGTACGCGCTGTGGCGCGGCGCCCGGCGGCTCGCCCTGTACGCGGCCCTCACCATGGCGGCGGTGCCCGCGCTGGTGATCCCGCTGAAGGCGGCCACCGCCCGGCAGGGGCCGCTGACCGAGGCGGTCAACTACTACCCGTCCGGTCATACGGCGACGGCCGCCGTGGCGTACGGGGCGTCGGCCCTGGTCCTGCTGGCGCTCCCCCGTCCGTCGTGGCTCCGGGACGCTTCCTGGCCGCGGGCGTGGATGATGCCCGTCGCCGCGATCCTGCTGACCACGGCGACGGGCATCGGTCTGGTGCTGCACGGCTACCACTGGCCGCTGGACGTGCTGGCCAGTTGGTGCCTGGGGCCGTTGGTGCTGGCGCCCCTGGGGTGGGTCAGTTGCCGAAGTAGGCGTCGAAGTTCCGGCTGA
- the gabT gene encoding 4-aminobutyrate--2-oxoglutarate transaminase yields MTAIPQERRVVTAIPGPKSVELQARRLAAVAAGVGSTLPVFTARAGGGIIEDVDGNRLIDFGSGIAVTSVGASAEAVVRRASAQLADFTHTCFMVTPYEGYVEVCEQLAALTPGDHAKKSALFNSGAEAVENAVKIARAHTKRTAVVVFDHGYHGRTNLTMGMTAKNMPYKQGFGPFAPEVYRVPVAYGYRWPTGAENAGAEASAQAIDEITKQIGAENVAAIIIEPVLGEGGFIEPAKGFLPAIARFAKDNGIVFVADEIQSGFCRTGQWFACEDEGIVPDLITTAKGIAGGLPLSAVTGRAEIMDAAHAGGLGGTYGGNPVACAGALGAIETMRELDLNGKAKRIEEVMKGRLAEMRAKLPNGDIIGDIRGRGAMIAIELVKSGTKDPNPEAAGALAKACHAEGVMVLTCGTYGNVLRFLPPLVIGEELLNEGLDVIEQAFGTL; encoded by the coding sequence ATGACCGCAATTCCGCAGGAGCGCCGCGTCGTCACTGCCATCCCCGGCCCGAAGTCGGTGGAGCTGCAGGCCCGCCGCCTCGCCGCCGTCGCCGCAGGTGTGGGCTCCACCCTGCCGGTGTTCACCGCCCGGGCGGGCGGCGGGATCATCGAGGACGTGGACGGCAACCGGCTGATCGACTTCGGGTCCGGGATCGCCGTGACCTCCGTGGGCGCGTCCGCCGAGGCCGTCGTGCGGCGGGCGTCCGCGCAGCTCGCGGACTTCACCCACACCTGTTTCATGGTCACGCCGTACGAGGGGTACGTCGAGGTCTGCGAGCAGCTCGCCGCGCTGACGCCGGGCGACCACGCGAAGAAGTCCGCGCTGTTCAACTCGGGCGCCGAGGCCGTCGAGAACGCGGTGAAGATCGCCCGCGCCCACACCAAGCGCACCGCTGTCGTCGTCTTCGACCACGGCTACCACGGCCGCACCAACCTCACGATGGGCATGACGGCGAAGAACATGCCGTACAAGCAGGGCTTCGGCCCGTTCGCGCCCGAGGTCTACCGCGTCCCGGTCGCCTACGGCTACCGATGGCCGACCGGCGCCGAGAACGCCGGCGCCGAGGCGTCCGCGCAGGCCATCGACGAGATCACCAAGCAGATCGGCGCGGAGAACGTCGCCGCGATCATCATCGAGCCGGTGCTCGGCGAGGGCGGCTTCATCGAGCCGGCCAAGGGCTTCCTCCCGGCGATCGCGCGGTTCGCGAAGGACAACGGCATCGTGTTCGTCGCGGACGAGATCCAGTCCGGCTTCTGCCGTACCGGCCAGTGGTTCGCCTGCGAGGACGAGGGCATCGTCCCGGACCTGATCACCACCGCCAAGGGCATCGCCGGCGGTCTGCCGCTGTCCGCCGTGACGGGGCGCGCCGAGATCATGGACGCCGCGCACGCGGGTGGCCTGGGCGGTACGTACGGCGGTAACCCGGTGGCCTGCGCCGGTGCGCTCGGGGCCATCGAGACGATGCGCGAACTGGACCTGAACGGGAAGGCCAAGCGGATCGAGGAGGTCATGAAGGGCCGCCTCGCCGAGATGCGCGCGAAGCTGCCCAACGGCGACATCATCGGTGACATCCGGGGCCGCGGCGCGATGATCGCGATCGAGCTGGTGAAGTCCGGCACGAAGGACCCGAACCCGGAGGCGGCCGGCGCGCTCGCGAAGGCCTGTCACGCCGAGGGCGTCATGGTCCTGACCTGCGGTACGTACGGCAACGTCCTGCGCTTCCTGCCGCCGCTGGTGATCGGCGAGGAGCTGCTGAACGAGGGCCTCGACGTGATCGAGCAGGCGTTCGGCACGCTCTGA
- a CDS encoding ATP/GTP-binding protein yields MDDDGTRGVRGSSADRVPGPALPPPPPPPPTTPPRVPPPAAGPRPAAPPAGQRPTGPAPTPSAEQPPPGAPLDAWLRTPRPPQEPGVWRYGYTPPPPEEPEGVSDRSLLVGALISLLSALLLWSLWRNGYLPYRLVPLKLFTPGEWWNPGTSGGPRTIEGSDALTVYEAVLFGLLAYGCGRIGNFSELFRRHVADRGQPFLALAAAAAAGLTQLLVWKEALPVVRPVLVLVASVAGGEIYQSQTVVNVIYGVIAAAVLWPFARLGRWRELVAARRGAGAPAPDADAAAPATSGSADRWPELRAAGWADAAETLTAEVRTGRMNDVDVARLRHAWALATRRPDRLAPLAEAVLRNGGAAALHPSGHRDLPHRVARHDTLTGQVRIGRCADDPHNPYVRRGTGLALEPALLGTSLLAVGPPGAGKTARLIRPVVEALALRALAGQAAVLAVGGAGAPLGPDDAFDVVVRLGHPGSAHDIDLYGGTTDPDEAAAVLAEGLVGDVGSLDSRRAATVLAQLLGPYRAAHGHFPSVPELRELLDGAPAALAGLRAPLEAAGHHAMLRELDARSRQAGGPGDPAPALADRVALLDRPAFAGFFATGPDARPFSLRALGQHPLRVRVDLPERGHAEASRLLTRLVLAQFTAITAARTDTTLFACLVLDDATHAVTAETVRGIRRLRSVNAGAVLALRTVDDVPENLHTPLLGAVGCTAAFSGITTWDGKRFAEAWGKEWVETREVAQHTVFADQPFTRALHALRKLVTGKAVTTDAVTVRQVERERWSASELAYAVPAGHAVVRLATVEGEHAPPLLVHLDG; encoded by the coding sequence ATGGACGACGACGGCACGCGGGGCGTACGGGGATCGAGCGCGGACAGGGTCCCGGGACCGGCCCTCCCGCCACCGCCACCGCCACCGCCCACGACCCCGCCGCGGGTGCCCCCGCCCGCCGCCGGCCCCCGCCCGGCGGCCCCGCCCGCCGGACAGCGCCCCACCGGGCCCGCGCCGACCCCGTCGGCCGAGCAGCCGCCCCCCGGGGCCCCGCTCGACGCCTGGCTGCGCACACCCCGCCCGCCGCAGGAACCGGGCGTCTGGCGGTACGGGTACACCCCGCCGCCGCCCGAGGAGCCCGAGGGCGTCTCGGACCGGTCGCTCCTGGTCGGCGCGCTGATCTCGCTGCTCTCCGCGCTGCTGCTGTGGTCGCTGTGGCGCAACGGCTACCTTCCCTACCGCCTCGTCCCGCTGAAACTCTTCACCCCGGGGGAGTGGTGGAACCCGGGAACGTCCGGTGGCCCCCGCACCATCGAGGGCAGCGACGCCCTCACGGTGTACGAGGCGGTCCTCTTCGGCCTGCTGGCCTACGGCTGCGGCCGGATCGGCAACTTCTCCGAACTGTTCCGCCGCCATGTCGCCGACCGGGGGCAGCCCTTCCTCGCGCTCGCGGCCGCCGCGGCGGCGGGCCTGACCCAGCTGCTCGTCTGGAAGGAGGCGCTTCCGGTCGTCCGCCCGGTCCTGGTCCTGGTCGCCTCCGTCGCGGGGGGCGAGATCTACCAGAGCCAGACCGTTGTCAACGTGATCTACGGGGTGATCGCCGCCGCGGTCCTCTGGCCCTTCGCCCGGCTCGGCCGCTGGCGCGAACTCGTCGCCGCCCGCCGGGGGGCCGGCGCCCCGGCACCGGACGCCGACGCGGCGGCCCCCGCCACCAGCGGCTCCGCCGACCGATGGCCCGAGCTGCGCGCCGCGGGCTGGGCCGACGCCGCGGAGACCCTCACCGCCGAGGTCCGCACCGGCCGCATGAACGACGTGGACGTGGCCCGGCTCCGCCACGCGTGGGCGCTCGCCACCCGGCGGCCCGACCGGCTCGCCCCCCTCGCGGAGGCCGTCCTGCGGAACGGGGGCGCCGCCGCCCTGCACCCCTCCGGCCACCGCGACCTGCCCCACCGCGTGGCCCGCCACGACACGCTCACCGGCCAGGTCAGGATCGGCCGGTGCGCGGACGACCCGCACAACCCCTATGTCCGCCGGGGCACGGGCCTCGCCCTGGAACCCGCGCTGCTCGGCACCTCCCTGCTCGCGGTCGGACCGCCCGGCGCCGGGAAGACCGCCCGGCTGATCCGGCCGGTCGTCGAGGCCCTCGCGCTGCGGGCGCTGGCCGGACAGGCCGCGGTCCTCGCCGTCGGAGGGGCGGGGGCGCCGCTCGGGCCGGATGACGCCTTCGACGTCGTCGTCCGGCTCGGCCATCCCGGTTCCGCCCACGACATCGACCTGTACGGCGGTACCACCGACCCCGACGAGGCGGCGGCCGTCCTCGCCGAAGGGCTCGTCGGCGACGTCGGCAGCCTCGACAGCCGCCGCGCCGCCACCGTCCTCGCCCAGTTGCTCGGCCCCTACCGCGCCGCCCACGGCCACTTCCCCTCCGTGCCCGAACTGCGCGAGCTGCTCGACGGCGCCCCGGCCGCACTCGCCGGGCTCCGCGCCCCCCTCGAAGCCGCCGGCCACCACGCGATGCTCCGTGAGCTGGACGCGCGGTCCCGGCAGGCGGGCGGCCCCGGCGACCCCGCACCGGCCCTCGCCGACCGGGTCGCCCTGCTGGACCGGCCCGCCTTCGCCGGGTTCTTCGCCACCGGCCCGGACGCCCGCCCGTTCTCCCTGCGGGCGCTCGGCCAGCACCCGCTGCGGGTCCGCGTCGACCTGCCGGAGCGCGGCCACGCGGAGGCGTCCCGGCTGCTCACCCGGCTGGTCCTGGCCCAGTTCACCGCGATCACCGCGGCCCGCACCGACACCACGCTCTTCGCCTGCCTCGTCCTGGACGACGCCACCCACGCCGTGACCGCCGAGACCGTCCGCGGCATCCGGCGGCTGCGCTCGGTCAACGCCGGGGCGGTGCTCGCCCTGCGGACCGTCGACGATGTCCCCGAGAACCTGCACACTCCGCTGCTCGGCGCGGTCGGCTGCACCGCCGCCTTCTCCGGCATCACCACCTGGGACGGCAAACGCTTCGCCGAGGCCTGGGGCAAGGAGTGGGTCGAGACCCGCGAGGTCGCCCAGCACACCGTCTTCGCCGACCAGCCGTTCACCCGCGCCCTGCACGCGCTGCGCAAACTCGTCACCGGCAAGGCCGTGACCACGGACGCGGTGACCGTACGGCAGGTCGAGCGGGAGCGCTGGTCGGCCTCGGAGCTGGCGTACGCGGTCCCGGCAGGCCATGCCGTCGTCCGGCTGGCCACGGTCGAGGGAGAACACGCACCCCCCCTCCTCGTCCACCTCGACGGCTGA
- a CDS encoding PucR family transcriptional regulator: MPPTLASLVQHSALKLTVRAGADRLGTPVRWAHASELADPVPYMDGGELLLVTATNLDADDPESMRRYVRRLAGAGVAGVGFAVGVNYEDIPAALVEAAEEAGLPLLEVPRRTPFLAISKAVSAAIAADQYRAVTAGFEAQRELTKAALAGDGPADLLARLAAHIDGWAALYDTSGAVLAAAPDWAARRAARLTPDVERLRDRPAPASVVVGDSEDRVELQSLGTGRRARGALAVGTGAALGTAERYAVHSAVALLTLTTARSRALQGAEQRLGAAVLRMLLAGQPDHARAVAGDLYGGLLDAPFRLLIAEASAPAGPELLTETMEAAAARSGEALLLVPEGERVVVLAADGGFAVAACAAYAEAQDDRAPREGGAEDSDVVVGLSAPSGPIAVSAAYKQAEQALSVARRRGRALVEHEELAAGSVLPLLADDAVRAFADGMLRALYEHDAKGRGDLVASLRAWLSRHGQWDAAAADLGVHRHTLRYRMRRVEEILGRSLDDPDVRMELWLALKTTEAATPAEG, translated from the coding sequence ATGCCCCCCACGCTCGCCTCGCTCGTCCAGCACTCGGCGCTCAAGCTCACCGTGCGCGCGGGCGCGGACCGGCTCGGCACCCCCGTGCGCTGGGCCCACGCAAGCGAGCTGGCCGACCCCGTCCCGTACATGGACGGCGGCGAACTCCTCCTCGTGACCGCCACCAATCTCGACGCCGACGACCCCGAGTCCATGCGGCGCTACGTGCGGCGGCTGGCCGGGGCCGGGGTCGCCGGAGTGGGGTTCGCGGTCGGGGTGAACTACGAGGACATCCCGGCCGCCCTCGTGGAGGCCGCCGAGGAGGCCGGGCTGCCGCTCCTCGAGGTCCCGCGCCGCACCCCGTTCCTCGCCATCAGCAAGGCCGTCTCCGCCGCCATCGCCGCCGACCAGTACCGCGCGGTCACCGCCGGATTCGAGGCCCAGCGCGAGCTGACAAAGGCCGCGCTCGCCGGGGACGGGCCCGCCGACCTCCTCGCCCGGCTCGCCGCCCACATCGACGGCTGGGCCGCCCTGTACGACACCTCCGGCGCGGTGCTCGCCGCCGCCCCCGACTGGGCCGCCCGCCGCGCCGCCCGCCTCACCCCCGACGTCGAACGCCTCCGGGACCGCCCCGCCCCCGCCAGCGTCGTCGTCGGCGACAGCGAGGACCGGGTGGAGCTCCAGTCGCTGGGCACCGGCCGCCGGGCCCGCGGCGCGCTGGCCGTCGGCACCGGTGCCGCGCTGGGCACCGCCGAGCGGTACGCCGTGCACTCCGCCGTCGCCCTGCTCACCCTGACCACCGCCCGCTCCCGGGCCCTCCAGGGCGCCGAACAACGCCTGGGCGCCGCCGTCCTGCGCATGCTGCTCGCCGGCCAGCCCGACCACGCGCGGGCGGTCGCCGGAGACCTCTACGGCGGACTGCTCGACGCCCCGTTCCGGCTGCTCATCGCCGAGGCCTCCGCACCCGCCGGGCCCGAGCTGCTCACCGAGACGATGGAGGCCGCCGCCGCCCGCTCCGGCGAGGCGCTGCTCCTGGTCCCCGAGGGGGAGCGGGTCGTCGTCCTCGCCGCGGACGGCGGTTTTGCCGTCGCCGCCTGCGCCGCCTACGCCGAGGCCCAGGACGACCGCGCCCCGCGCGAGGGCGGTGCCGAGGACAGCGACGTCGTGGTCGGCCTCTCCGCCCCCTCCGGCCCGATCGCCGTCTCCGCCGCGTACAAGCAGGCCGAACAGGCCCTCTCCGTCGCCCGCCGCCGCGGCAGGGCGCTGGTGGAGCACGAGGAGCTGGCCGCCGGATCGGTGCTGCCGCTGCTCGCCGACGACGCGGTACGGGCCTTCGCCGACGGCATGCTCCGCGCGCTGTACGAGCACGACGCCAAGGGCCGGGGCGACCTCGTGGCCTCCCTGCGCGCCTGGCTCTCCCGCCACGGCCAGTGGGACGCCGCCGCCGCCGACCTGGGCGTGCACCGGCACACACTGCGCTACCGGATGCGCCGGGTGGAGGAGATCCTGGGCCGCTCGCTGGACGACCCGGACGTCCGCATGGAGCTGTGGCTCGCCCTCAAGACGACCGAGGCGGCGACGCCCGCCGAGGGGTGA
- a CDS encoding TetR/AcrR family transcriptional regulator — translation MARPRQFDEERALDAAMRTFWEYGYEATSTQDLCDVTGLGRSSIYNTFQSKRELFARSLARYLDAMADAQEAVLEDESLTPGERVRALLDKVVADEFDHRPDGRSLGCLGVNSTVELASRDPEAARLLERDAARRLRGLSGVIAAGQRDGSIASARGSDALARYVNAVIGGMRVTAQGGADRAAVQAVADTALDALIR, via the coding sequence ATGGCCCGACCGAGACAGTTCGACGAGGAGCGGGCCCTGGACGCCGCGATGCGCACCTTCTGGGAGTACGGCTACGAGGCCACCTCCACCCAGGACCTGTGCGACGTCACGGGGCTGGGGCGCAGCAGCATCTACAACACCTTCCAGAGCAAGCGCGAGCTGTTCGCGCGCTCGCTGGCGCGCTATCTGGACGCCATGGCCGACGCCCAGGAGGCCGTACTCGAGGACGAGTCCCTCACGCCCGGCGAGCGGGTGCGCGCCCTGCTCGACAAGGTCGTGGCCGACGAGTTCGACCACCGCCCCGACGGCCGCAGCCTGGGCTGTCTGGGGGTCAACTCCACGGTCGAGCTGGCGTCCCGGGACCCGGAGGCCGCCCGGCTCCTGGAGCGGGACGCCGCCCGCAGGCTGCGGGGCCTGTCCGGCGTCATCGCCGCCGGGCAGCGCGACGGCTCCATCGCCTCCGCGCGTGGCTCCGACGCCCTCGCCCGCTACGTCAACGCCGTCATCGGCGGCATGCGCGTCACCGCCCAGGGCGGAGCCGACCGCGCGGCCGTCCAGGCCGTCGCCGACACCGCGCTGGACGCCTTGATCCGCTGA